Proteins encoded together in one Sander lucioperca isolate FBNREF2018 chromosome 17, SLUC_FBN_1.2, whole genome shotgun sequence window:
- the LOC116034453 gene encoding sialoadhesin-like isoform X3 has translation MFEGQNVSLSCEEDDSSAGWTLRRNTTRETRTQCGDGWGRPAGSSCNISYMVTSDSGVYWCESREGATSNSINITVPGGPVILQSPVLPVTEGEDLTLLCKTKTSSNLPAGFYKDGSFIRTEPAGHMTIHHVSRSDEGLYKCLISSDGESPPSWVSVTEKPTTTSPPTSSPPAPETTSDHLHLVIRLVCHLVVFCPYCISTFIMVSLYRQRAAGNDLPVSMVMTPPTQAEMGLDEDYDDVTTEHHF, from the exons ATGTTTGAAGGACAAAAtgtctctctgagctgtgaggAGGACGACAGCTCTGCTGGATGGACTCTGAGGAGGAACACAACCAGAGAAACCAGGACTCAGtgtggagatggctggggaagACCTGCTGGTTCTTCCTGTAACATCAGCTACATGGTCACATCGGACAGTGGAGTTTACTGGTGTGAGTCCAGAGAGGGAGCAAccagtaacagcatcaacatcactgtccctg gTGGACCAGTGATCCTGCAGAGTCCTGTCCTCCCTGTGACGGAGGGAGAAGACCTCACTCTGCTCTGTAAAACAAAGACGTCCTCCAACCTCCCAGCTGGTTTCTATAAAGATGGCTCCTTCATCAGGACTGAGCctgcaggtcacatgaccaTCCACCATGTTTCCAGGTCTGATGAAGGCCTCTACAAGTGTCTCATCAGCAGTGATGGAGAGTCTCCACCCAGCTGGGTCTCTGTCACAG AGAAACCTACGACCACAAGCCCTCCTACGAGCTCGCCACCGGCCCCTGAAACAACCTCAGACCACCTCCACCTTGTGATCAGACTGGTCTGCCACCTGGTGGTGTTTTGTCCGTACTGCATCTCCACTTTCATCATGGTGTCTTTATATCGACAGAGGGCAGCAG GAAATGACCTGCCCGTCTCCATGGTGATGACCCCACCCACCCAGGCTGAGATGGGATTGGATGAAGACTATGATGACGTCACCACGGAGCATCACTTCTGA
- the LOC116034450 gene encoding piggyBac transposable element-derived protein 4-like, with translation MAKISKSRRYTLQEAVEECTRPRESDKSEEEMSEKDSEMSCMDSVAEDMFLEGGDITLDKKCDVDMDWEPATSAPVSKWPHGVEQQDSSSGDEPHLPTPLNSRRPRGRGQGRGKGRGVEQQDSSSGEEAHLPTPQNSRRQRGRGRGKGKGRGCSQARSSSPSEERWNDVDVPDITPPQPTFRPRNVPGPQLIRTATYTALQLFQLFFTNSVLKTILQNTNHCGSTHHSTPSIPWIDLTLQDMFAFMSLIVYMGVVKCFSFTDYWRGGHLYSLPFPRRVMTGKKFLRISQSLHLSSSVGDAANEERRGTGAYDRLAKIKPLYEEMRDSCRRNFHPGQEISIDERMVASKARTGLKQYMKNKPVRWGYKLFVLADSRNGYTWDFFVYEGKCQGNSGKGLSYEAVMELIDVQLLGTGYKVFVDNFYTSPILFRDLLLKRIWACGTIRTNRIGFPRSKVNILVSKSPRGSIRWIRNDSLLFVQWRDTRDVFLCSTLHTAHAEDTVQRRVKAADGQWQLKDVSVPPVVQDYNRCMGGVDHSDALIGYYKVLHKTQRWYKTLFYHFMDIAIVNAFLLQKDLAIGKERYLCIRRRSERRSQWSWQRRGLPPQPHPDHLLLHVEHITGQCISVGTALLVG, from the exons ATGGCGAAAATTAGCAAGTCAAGAAGATATACCCTCCAAGAAGCAGTGGAGGAATGTACTCGGCCACGTGAAAGCGACAAGTCAGAGGAGGAAATGTCTGAGaaagacagtgaaatgtcttgcATGGACTCCGTGGCAGAGGACATGTTCCTAGAGGGAGGAGACATTACTCTCGACAA GAAATGTGATGTAGATATGGATTGGGAGCCTGCTACATCTGCACCAGTGAGCAAGTGGCCACATGGAGTGGAGCAGCAGGACAGTTCATCAGGTGATGAGCCTCATCTTCCAACTCCTCTGAACAGCAGGAGACCAAGAGGTAGAGGACAAGGTAGAGGAAAAGGGAGAGGCGTGGAGCAGCAGGACAGTTCATCAGGTGAGGAGGCTCATCTTCCAACTCCTCAGAACAGCAGGAGACAAAGAGGTAGAGGACGAGGTAAAGGAAAAGGGAGAGGCTGCAGTCAAGCCAGATCAAGCAGCCCATCTGAAGAGAGGTGGAATGATGTCGATGTCCCAGACATCACACCACCACAGCCCACCTTCAGACCCAGAAATGTCCCAGGACCCCAGCTCATACGTACTGCTACGTACACAGCCCTGCAGTTGTTTCAACTGTTTTTTACCAACTCTGTTTTGAAGACAATACTTCAAAACACCAACCACTGTGGCTCAACACACCATTCAACACCCTCTATCCCGTGGATTGATCTGACATTGCAGGACATGTTTGCATTCATGTCTTTAATTGTTTACATGGGTGTAGTCAAATGCTTTTCTTTCACTGATTACTGGCGTGGGGGTCATCTTTATAGCTTGCCGTTCCCGAGACGGGTAATGACCGGTAAAAAGTTCCTCAGGATCTCCCAATCCCTTCACCTCAGCAGCTCTGTGGGTGATGCTGCTAATGAGGAAAGGAGAGGCACAGGAGCCTACGACCGTCTGGCTAAGATAAAGCCGCTCTACGAGGAGATGAGGGACTCCTGCAGAAGAAACTTTCACCCTGGCCAGGAAATCTCCATTGATGAGCGAATGGTTGCCTCAAAAGCCCGCACTGGTTTGAAACAATACATGAAGAACAAGCCTGTTCGCTGGGGTTATAAACTCTTTGTTCTGGCAGACTCCAGGAACGGTTATACATGGGACTTTTTTGTTTATGAGGGAAAGTGCCAGGGAAACAGTGGTAAGGGACTCAGTTATGAGGCAGTGATGGAGCTAATTGATGTACAGTTGCTGGGCACCGGCTATAAGGTCTTTGTAGATAATTTTTATACAAGTCCAATCCTGTTTCGTGACCTCCTTCTGAAGAGGATCTGGGCATGCGGAACCATCCGCACAAACAGAATCGGATTCccaaggtcaaaggtcaacattCTGGTCTCAAAATCTCCTCGTGGCAGCATACGTTGGATCAGGAATGACTCCCTGCTCTTTGTTCAGTGGCGAGACACAAGGGATGTTTTTCTGTGCTCAACCCTCCACACAGCCCACGCAGAGGACACAGTGCAGAGGAGGGTCAAAGCTGCAGATGGGCAGTGGCAGTTGAAGGACGTCTCAGTTCCACCAGTGGTGCAGGACTACAACCG GTGCATGGGTGGAGTGGACCACTCAGATGCCCTCATAGGGTATTACAAAGTCCTGCACAAGACCCAACGGTGGTACAAGACTCTGTTTTACCACTTCATGGACATCGCAATTGTGAACGCCTTCCTCCTCCAGAAGGACCTTGCAATTGGCAAGGAGAGGTACCTCTGCATCAGAAGGCGTTCAGAGAGACGCTCGCAGTGGAGctggcagaggcggggtcttcCTCCACAGCCACACCCGGACCACCTCCTGCTCCACGTGGAGCACATCACAGGCCAGTGCATATCAGTGGGCACAGCACTGCTGGTCGGCTGA